The Sesamum indicum cultivar Zhongzhi No. 13 linkage group LG2, S_indicum_v1.0, whole genome shotgun sequence genome contains a region encoding:
- the LOC105155321 gene encoding probable L-ascorbate peroxidase 6, chloroplastic isoform X2 — protein MASLSATRLLPSVTTSASATRFSYRSALSLSSLRSSLLLSRLFLPQKSALGRFSSRRIGYSTVPSPKCSASDPDQLKSAREDIKELLKTKYCHPILVRLGWHDAGTYNKNIEEWPQRGGANGSLRFEVELKHGANAGLVNALKLLQPIKEKYSNVTYADLFQLASATAIEETGGPKIPMKYGRVDVSGPEQCPEEGRLPDAGPPSPAAHLRDVFYRMGLNDKEIVALSGAHTLGRSRPDRSGWGKPETKYTKDGPGAPGGQSWTVQWLKFDNSYFKDIKERRDEDLLVLPTDAVLFEDPSFKVYAEKYAEDQDAFFKDYAEAHAKLSNLGAKFDPPEGFSLDDSPPKGQPEKFVAAKYSTGRD, from the exons ATGGCTTCTCTCTCCGCCACTCGTCTTCTGCCTTCCGTCACCACCTCCGCGTCTGCTACGCGATTCTCCTACCGCTCCGCCCTCTCCCTTAGCTCCCTCCGATCGTCCCTTCTCCTCTCCCGCCTCTTCCTTCCCCAG aaaagcgcTCTGGGAAGATTTTCGAGTCGGAGAATTGGTTATTCGACTGTGCCGTCGCCGAAATGCTCAGCATCGGACCCCGACCAGCTGAAGAGTGCGCGTGAAGATATAAAAGAGCTTCTCAAGACCAAGTACTGTCATCCTATTCTG GTTCGGCTAGGTTGGCATGATGCCGGTACATATAACAAGAATATTGAGGAGTGGCCACAAAGGGGTGGTGCTAATGGAAGTTTAAGGTTTGAAGTTGAACTGAAGCATGGAGCAAATGCCG GGCTTGTCAATGCTCTTAAACTTCTTCAGCCCATCAAGGAGAAGTATTCTAATGTGACATATGCAGACTTGTTTCAGTTGGCTAGTGCTACTGCTATAGAG GAAACTGGGGGACCCAAAATTCCCATGAAGTATGGAAGAGTAGATGTATCTGGACCTGAACAATGCCCAGAAGAAGGGAGACTCCCTG ATGCTGGACCCCCTTCCCCTGCTGCTCATCTACGTGATGTCTTCTACAGGATGGGGTTGAATGATAAG GAGATAGTGGCTCTCTCTGGTGCACACACTCTCGGAAGGTCAAGGCCAGATCGTAGTGGATGGGGGAAACCCGAGACCAAATACACG AAAGATGGACCTGGGGCCCCTGGAGGACAATCTTGGACTGTGCAGTGGTTGAAGTTTGATAATTCCTACTTTAAG GAtattaaagaaagaagagatgagGATTTGCTAGTTTTACCCACAGATGCTGTTCTCTTTGAAGATCCTTCCTTCAAG GTATACGCGGAGAAATATGCTGAAGATCAAGATGCATTTTTCAAAGATTATGCTGAAGCCCATGCTAAGCTTAGCAATCTTGGAGCTAAATTTGACCCACCTGAG GGTTTCTCATTAGATGATAGTCCTCCAAAAGGTCAGCCAGAAAAATTTGTGGCTGCCAAGTACTCAACAGGAAGG GACTAA
- the LOC105155321 gene encoding probable L-ascorbate peroxidase 6, chloroplastic isoform X1: MASLSATRLLPSVTTSASATRFSYRSALSLSSLRSSLLLSRLFLPQKSALGRFSSRRIGYSTVPSPKCSASDPDQLKSAREDIKELLKTKYCHPILVRLGWHDAGTYNKNIEEWPQRGGANGSLRFEVELKHGANAGLVNALKLLQPIKEKYSNVTYADLFQLASATAIEETGGPKIPMKYGRVDVSGPEQCPEEGRLPDAGPPSPAAHLRDVFYRMGLNDKEIVALSGAHTLGRSRPDRSGWGKPETKYTKDGPGAPGGQSWTVQWLKFDNSYFKDIKERRDEDLLVLPTDAVLFEDPSFKVYAEKYAEDQDAFFKDYAEAHAKLSNLGAKFDPPEGFSLDDSPPKGQPEKFVAAKYSTGRRELSEAMKQKIRAEYQAVGGSPDKPLQSNYFLNIMIVIAVLAYLTSLVMN, encoded by the exons ATGGCTTCTCTCTCCGCCACTCGTCTTCTGCCTTCCGTCACCACCTCCGCGTCTGCTACGCGATTCTCCTACCGCTCCGCCCTCTCCCTTAGCTCCCTCCGATCGTCCCTTCTCCTCTCCCGCCTCTTCCTTCCCCAG aaaagcgcTCTGGGAAGATTTTCGAGTCGGAGAATTGGTTATTCGACTGTGCCGTCGCCGAAATGCTCAGCATCGGACCCCGACCAGCTGAAGAGTGCGCGTGAAGATATAAAAGAGCTTCTCAAGACCAAGTACTGTCATCCTATTCTG GTTCGGCTAGGTTGGCATGATGCCGGTACATATAACAAGAATATTGAGGAGTGGCCACAAAGGGGTGGTGCTAATGGAAGTTTAAGGTTTGAAGTTGAACTGAAGCATGGAGCAAATGCCG GGCTTGTCAATGCTCTTAAACTTCTTCAGCCCATCAAGGAGAAGTATTCTAATGTGACATATGCAGACTTGTTTCAGTTGGCTAGTGCTACTGCTATAGAG GAAACTGGGGGACCCAAAATTCCCATGAAGTATGGAAGAGTAGATGTATCTGGACCTGAACAATGCCCAGAAGAAGGGAGACTCCCTG ATGCTGGACCCCCTTCCCCTGCTGCTCATCTACGTGATGTCTTCTACAGGATGGGGTTGAATGATAAG GAGATAGTGGCTCTCTCTGGTGCACACACTCTCGGAAGGTCAAGGCCAGATCGTAGTGGATGGGGGAAACCCGAGACCAAATACACG AAAGATGGACCTGGGGCCCCTGGAGGACAATCTTGGACTGTGCAGTGGTTGAAGTTTGATAATTCCTACTTTAAG GAtattaaagaaagaagagatgagGATTTGCTAGTTTTACCCACAGATGCTGTTCTCTTTGAAGATCCTTCCTTCAAG GTATACGCGGAGAAATATGCTGAAGATCAAGATGCATTTTTCAAAGATTATGCTGAAGCCCATGCTAAGCTTAGCAATCTTGGAGCTAAATTTGACCCACCTGAG GGTTTCTCATTAGATGATAGTCCTCCAAAAGGTCAGCCAGAAAAATTTGTGGCTGCCAAGTACTCAACAGGAAGG AGAGAACTCTCAGAGGCTATGAAACAAAAGATTAGAGCAGAATATCAGGCTGTTGGCGGAAGTCCAGATAAGCCTCTCCAATCAAACTATTTCCTGAATATCATGATTGTGATTGCTGTTTTGGCATACCTGACATCTTTGGTTATGAACTGA